From the genome of Vibrio navarrensis, one region includes:
- the rsgA gene encoding ribosome small subunit-dependent GTPase A produces the protein MNKTSNPLQPATLSQLGWKPFFQQQLTLDDYDDTLICRVLAHHRSGYQLACEQGSFHLAIHHTQPKITVGDWLLVDTQHQFKRLLERQSELSRKAAGSKVEEQLIAANVDTLFIVCSLNDDFNLSRIERYLSVAKEAHIEPVVVLTKADLCVDAEARIQQVKQLSATLLVEAVNALDSHSVDVLRPWCTTGRTVAFLGSSGVGKSTLTNSLLGDETQQTGGIREDDSKGRHTTTARSVHLIAGGGIIIDTPGMRELQLADCGEGVSETFAEIESLAERCRFSDCRHQQEPGCAVQKAIENGTLELRRYQNYLKLQKEQAYNASTFAEQRNRLKQIGKMHRNVLSDKQKLKAPY, from the coding sequence ATGAATAAAACAAGTAATCCACTTCAGCCAGCAACACTTTCTCAACTTGGCTGGAAACCTTTTTTTCAACAACAACTGACACTGGACGACTACGACGACACGCTGATTTGCCGTGTTCTTGCTCATCATCGTAGTGGATATCAACTCGCTTGTGAGCAGGGCAGTTTTCATTTAGCCATTCATCATACGCAGCCCAAAATAACGGTTGGCGATTGGCTGTTGGTCGATACGCAACATCAGTTCAAACGGCTGCTGGAACGCCAGAGTGAATTGAGCCGTAAAGCGGCGGGCAGCAAAGTTGAGGAGCAATTGATTGCGGCCAATGTCGATACGCTGTTTATCGTCTGCTCGCTCAATGATGATTTTAACCTCAGCCGCATTGAACGTTACCTTAGCGTCGCCAAGGAAGCGCACATTGAACCTGTGGTGGTACTCACCAAAGCAGATCTTTGTGTCGACGCCGAAGCGCGCATCCAGCAAGTGAAGCAGTTAAGCGCGACGTTGCTGGTTGAAGCGGTCAACGCACTCGACAGCCATAGTGTTGACGTGTTAAGACCGTGGTGCACGACGGGCCGCACTGTGGCGTTTCTCGGCTCATCCGGGGTCGGAAAATCAACCTTGACCAACTCGCTACTGGGTGATGAAACGCAACAAACGGGCGGGATTCGTGAAGACGACAGCAAAGGACGACATACCACCACCGCGCGTTCGGTGCATCTGATAGCCGGTGGCGGCATCATTATTGATACACCCGGGATGCGTGAGCTGCAGCTGGCTGATTGCGGTGAAGGGGTCAGTGAGACCTTTGCCGAAATCGAAAGTTTGGCAGAGCGCTGCCGTTTTAGTGATTGTCGACACCAGCAAGAGCCGGGTTGTGCGGTACAAAAAGCGATAGAAAATGGCACATTAGAGCTAAGACGCTATCAAAACTACCTAAAACTGCAAAAAGAGCAGGCTTACAATGCGTCAACCTTCGCTGAGCAAAGGAATCGATTGAAGCAAATAGGAAAAATGCATCGTAACGTACTCAGCGATAAGCAAAAATTAAAAGCGCCTTATTGA
- a CDS encoding copper chaperone PCu(A)C, translated as MKLKALMIGALLLSPLAHASDVMFHHPYARAMAPGAVNSAVFVELVNNGAQAQTIVAASTPAAGKVELHDVIKQGDVMQMRQIEGIEVPANGKTELKPGSLHIMLFELAQPLKEGSEIEVTVTFASGEKQTFTAPVKKVMAGMKHASH; from the coding sequence ATGAAACTGAAAGCTTTAATGATTGGCGCGCTGCTGCTTAGCCCGCTCGCACACGCCAGTGATGTTATGTTCCACCATCCTTATGCGCGCGCCATGGCACCGGGGGCGGTCAACAGCGCAGTGTTTGTCGAACTGGTTAACAATGGCGCCCAAGCGCAAACCATTGTTGCGGCTAGCACTCCGGCGGCGGGAAAAGTCGAACTGCATGATGTGATCAAGCAAGGCGATGTGATGCAGATGCGCCAGATTGAAGGCATTGAGGTTCCAGCCAATGGCAAGACGGAACTTAAACCGGGCAGTTTGCACATCATGCTGTTTGAGCTGGCACAGCCACTGAAAGAGGGCAGTGAGATCGAAGTGACGGTCACGTTCGCCAGCGGTGAGAAACAAACCTTCACCGCACCAGTGAAGAAAGTGATGGCAGGCATGAAGCACGCCAGTCATTAA
- a CDS encoding SCO family protein yields the protein MSRNWSLILVVAFVLGFGVKSYFDQQQKVAPKPTPSAEQPILFGENEQPVDIFDQNDPRIRIAYFGFTRCPDVCPTSLAMLAGALNQLDDATKAKLRPLFISLDPERDGAKASAEYAHYFHPMIEGLSAPLDITKSLANRYGVIFRKTELKDSQLKYTLDHSSYFYFLKPDGTLITKVPHTLTPAPIVDAIKTTTQGQ from the coding sequence ATGAGTAGAAATTGGTCACTGATTTTAGTGGTGGCTTTTGTATTAGGTTTTGGCGTAAAAAGCTATTTTGATCAGCAGCAGAAAGTTGCTCCTAAGCCCACACCAAGTGCCGAGCAGCCGATTTTGTTTGGCGAAAACGAGCAGCCAGTCGATATTTTTGACCAGAATGATCCACGCATTCGCATCGCTTATTTTGGTTTCACTCGCTGTCCGGATGTTTGTCCAACCTCGCTTGCGATGCTCGCTGGCGCGCTCAATCAACTGGATGATGCCACCAAAGCCAAGTTGCGCCCGCTGTTTATCTCTCTCGACCCTGAGCGAGATGGCGCTAAGGCTTCCGCCGAGTACGCCCACTACTTCCACCCCATGATTGAGGGGCTGTCTGCGCCACTCGATATCACTAAATCGCTGGCTAATCGCTATGGGGTTATTTTCCGTAAAACCGAGCTGAAAGATTCACAACTCAAGTACACCCTAGACCATAGCTCCTATTTTTATTTTTTGAAGCCTGACGGCACCTTGATCACTAAAGTGCCGCATACCTTAACGCCTGCACCGATTGTGGATGCAATTAAAACCACCACACAAGGACAATAA
- a CDS encoding Lrp/AsnC family transcriptional regulator, with the protein MPGYQLDRIDLHILRILHLKGRLPVVELAKIVNLTTSPCSERVKRLEKEGYIKGYHAELNAEKLGLDVQVFIHIRLDQTSFSIFDKFAKAVADMPEIEECYSLSGDFDTMIKVRVKSMKAYQEFMSSKLGTLPGVIQTRSEVVIEEHKTGFGVNPELLSTLYQK; encoded by the coding sequence ATGCCAGGTTACCAACTCGATCGCATCGACTTACACATATTGCGGATACTGCATCTGAAGGGGCGTCTGCCCGTGGTAGAGCTGGCAAAAATAGTCAACCTCACCACCTCACCTTGTTCTGAGCGGGTTAAACGCCTAGAAAAAGAAGGCTACATCAAAGGCTATCATGCTGAGCTCAATGCGGAAAAGTTGGGGCTAGATGTGCAGGTGTTTATTCATATTCGCCTCGATCAAACCAGTTTTTCTATTTTCGACAAGTTTGCCAAAGCGGTGGCGGATATGCCGGAAATCGAAGAGTGCTATTCCCTCTCGGGCGACTTCGACACCATGATTAAGGTGCGAGTGAAAAGCATGAAAGCCTATCAGGAGTTTATGTCGAGTAAACTGGGCACCTTGCCGGGAGTGATTCAAACTCGCAGTGAAGTGGTGATTGAAGAGCATAAAACGGGTTTTGGTGTTAATCCTGAACTGCTTTCGACCCTATATCAAAAATAG
- the putP gene encoding sodium/proline symporter PutP, whose amino-acid sequence MIENSFAITGTFAAYLILMVAIGIYAYKKTSSSSDYFLGGRSLGPWPAALSAGASDMSGWLLLGLPGYAYAAGIESLWLAGGLLVGTWANWLINAKRLRTYSIQTDALTLPEFLSRRFDDKSKLIQTISAFFILLFFLFYTSSGLVAGGKLFETVFGLDYSIAVIVGTVCVVSYTLFGGFLAVSWTDLVQGLLMAAALMIVPVAVMEGGFGQLASDMHNINPELLTLWHDVKGEPLSAIAIISLVAWGLGYFGQPHILARFKATRSNRELGTARRIAVGWTALSMGGAILVGLVGLVWVNGHPGTELADGEKIFMLLVNTVFHPVIAGILLAAILAAVMSTADSQLLVSSSALAEDFYKQVFKPNASSEEIVMVGRIGVIVISVVALFLAMTPDSSVLGLVSYAWAGFGAAFGPAVVLSLYWQGMNRNGALAGIVLGGVTIVVWKQLSGGWFDVYEIVPGIILSTAAIVIVSKLTGGPAKNVVEQHKQFEQKLVELD is encoded by the coding sequence ATGATAGAGAATAGCTTTGCTATTACGGGCACGTTTGCTGCCTATTTAATTCTTATGGTCGCCATAGGGATTTACGCTTATAAAAAGACGTCTAGTTCGAGTGACTACTTCTTGGGAGGGCGCAGCCTTGGGCCGTGGCCAGCAGCACTGTCGGCGGGTGCGTCTGACATGAGTGGTTGGTTGCTGCTTGGTTTGCCGGGTTACGCTTACGCTGCGGGTATCGAGTCTCTATGGCTCGCGGGTGGTCTACTTGTCGGCACTTGGGCCAACTGGCTGATCAACGCTAAGCGCCTGCGGACATACAGTATTCAAACAGACGCTCTTACTTTGCCTGAATTCTTATCTCGTCGTTTTGATGATAAATCAAAACTGATTCAGACAATCTCTGCGTTCTTCATTCTTCTGTTCTTCCTCTTCTACACCAGCTCTGGCTTGGTCGCAGGGGGCAAACTGTTTGAAACGGTATTTGGTTTAGATTACAGCATCGCGGTGATTGTTGGCACTGTGTGTGTCGTATCGTACACCTTGTTTGGTGGCTTCCTCGCGGTATCGTGGACTGACTTAGTGCAAGGCCTACTGATGGCTGCGGCGCTGATGATCGTTCCTGTGGCGGTGATGGAAGGCGGTTTTGGCCAGTTGGCGAGCGATATGCACAACATCAACCCTGAGCTGTTAACCCTTTGGCATGACGTAAAAGGGGAGCCGCTCTCTGCGATTGCGATTATTTCACTGGTTGCGTGGGGGCTGGGTTATTTCGGTCAGCCACACATTCTGGCGCGCTTTAAAGCCACACGTTCAAATCGTGAACTGGGTACGGCACGTCGTATCGCCGTGGGTTGGACTGCGCTTTCGATGGGCGGCGCGATTTTGGTTGGTCTTGTTGGTTTGGTGTGGGTCAATGGCCACCCGGGCACTGAACTGGCTGATGGTGAGAAAATCTTTATGTTGCTGGTCAATACCGTGTTTCATCCAGTAATTGCGGGCATCTTGCTGGCAGCCATTCTGGCGGCCGTAATGAGTACCGCTGACTCGCAGCTGTTGGTTTCTTCTTCAGCCTTAGCGGAAGATTTCTACAAACAAGTCTTCAAACCAAACGCTTCTTCTGAAGAGATCGTCATGGTTGGCCGTATTGGTGTGATCGTTATTTCGGTGGTGGCGCTGTTCTTGGCGATGACGCCAGACAGCTCAGTTCTGGGTCTGGTGTCCTACGCGTGGGCAGGCTTTGGCGCGGCCTTTGGCCCTGCGGTAGTGCTCAGCCTGTACTGGCAAGGGATGAACCGCAATGGCGCGTTAGCGGGGATTGTGTTGGGCGGCGTGACTATCGTGGTGTGGAAACAGCTTTCTGGTGGCTGGTTCGATGTGTACGAAATTGTCCCTGGCATCATTCTTTCGACTGCGGCGATTGTGATTGTCAGCAAACTGACGGGCGGCCCTGCGAAGAATGTGGTTGAGCAGCACAAACAGTTCGAACAGAAACTGGTTGAGCTCGACTAA
- a CDS encoding 1-pyrroline-5-carboxylate dehydrogenase codes for MVHQVTSFADAFSAWEQWNLTNFDYKCEHLLAFKNALEAKHSTLAKVVSYHLQQAASLLAEAHLLVGPTGETNELYTAGRGVALVIVENEQSDQEAALYSAFALVTCALIAGNSVIVCSDNQTFNGLLGSALEQTPFPSNLVQMVAYDAAQQLIERDVRSVGYVGHTSVERELNLQLAKRNGAIVGLVSATDPATLNVANDPHLSLRFITERTRTINITAVGGNATLLELGNDTH; via the coding sequence ATGGTTCATCAAGTAACAAGTTTTGCGGATGCATTCTCAGCGTGGGAACAGTGGAATCTGACCAATTTTGATTACAAATGCGAGCACTTGCTGGCATTTAAAAACGCGCTGGAAGCGAAGCATTCTACGCTGGCGAAAGTGGTGTCGTACCACTTGCAACAAGCGGCTTCACTTTTGGCGGAGGCCCATCTTCTGGTTGGGCCAACCGGAGAAACCAACGAGTTGTACACCGCTGGCCGTGGCGTCGCGCTGGTGATCGTTGAAAATGAGCAAAGCGACCAAGAGGCGGCTCTGTATAGTGCGTTTGCTCTGGTGACCTGTGCGCTGATCGCTGGAAACAGTGTGATTGTGTGCAGTGATAACCAAACGTTCAATGGCTTGCTCGGCAGTGCCCTTGAACAAACCCCTTTCCCATCAAACCTAGTACAGATGGTGGCTTATGATGCTGCTCAGCAGTTGATTGAGCGTGATGTACGCAGTGTCGGTTATGTTGGGCATACTTCGGTTGAGCGCGAGCTTAACCTGCAATTGGCTAAACGCAACGGGGCGATCGTTGGTTTAGTGTCTGCAACGGATCCGGCAACGTTGAACGTAGCAAACGATCCGCATCTCTCGCTGCGCTTTATTACCGAGCGCACGCGTACCATAAATATTACCGCTGTGGGTGGTAACGCAACTCTGCTCGAGTTGGGGAACGATACTCACTAA
- the putA gene encoding bifunctional proline dehydrogenase/L-glutamate gamma-semialdehyde dehydrogenase PutA codes for MFTATDVLKPEFVQQPLDTLWSLISPLYMVDESQWLQQLLPLATPSAEEKAAIAKSTTQLIEAIRADKKSIQLIDALLLEYSLDTQEGILLMCLAEALMRIPDSATADALIKDKLSVADWKSHLKNSESVFVNASTWGLMLTGKVIGLADEDTSSPTQAVNRLVNKLSEPVIRKAMYQAMKIMGHQFVRGRTIEEAQKNGRPMRDKGFTYSFDMLGEAALTTADANKYFKDYLMAIESVGRESYGNNTSPAPSVSIKLSALHPRYEVANEARVMSELYTTLEQLLKRAVELDVAITIDAEEADRLELSLKLFAKLYRSETVKGWGKFGLVVQAYSKRALPVLVWLNALAKEQGDLIPLRLVKGAYWDSEVKWSQQRGYENYPVYTRKEATDVAYLACARFLLSDNVRGNIFPQFASHNAQTVSSIAVMAQHKDFEFQRLHGMGDSLYNHVMDKYRQPVRIYAPVGSHKDLLPYLVRRLLENGANSSFVHRLVDARCPISELTKHPVEALTSFATLNNTKIPLPSAIFPERKNSYGVNVDIESEAKPFEAQVESFLAKQWIAGPVINGQSMAESMIKDGQAESVTAPYDRRIEVGKIAFASLDHVSAAIEGAQQAFAGWQTTPLAEKARCLDSLADLMEANLAELVALCHQEAGKTLHDSIDEVREAVDFCRYYAKQAQNLQPFELQGFDGVKRIASREGLGVFVCISPWNFPLAIFLGQISAALVAGNTVVAKPAEQTSLIAARAVELMQQAGFPAGVIQLIPGRGADIGSALTSHPAIAGVAFTGSTATAQRINVSLAQREAKPVPFIAETGGQNAMIVDSTALPEQVVRDVIRSAFASAGQRCSALRVLFVQQDIADRVISLIQGAMNELSVGLPYLHKTDVGPVIDNKAKEKLRAHLAQMSATQKKVAQLTLDDVCQHGDFIEPSAFEIEGIHVLQEEQFGPILHIVRFKASELTKVVEQINQTGFGLTMGIHSRNETTYRWIEKHARVGNCYINRDQVGAVVGVQPFGGQGLSGTGPKAGGPHYLYRFTQIQFKPTENA; via the coding sequence ATGTTTACAGCGACAGATGTGTTGAAACCGGAGTTTGTCCAGCAGCCGCTTGATACGCTTTGGTCATTGATCTCCCCATTGTATATGGTGGACGAATCTCAATGGCTACAGCAGCTCCTGCCACTGGCGACCCCTTCAGCGGAAGAAAAAGCGGCGATTGCCAAAAGCACCACGCAACTGATAGAAGCGATTCGCGCTGATAAGAAATCGATCCAATTGATCGATGCCCTTTTGCTGGAGTACAGCTTAGATACTCAGGAAGGGATCTTGTTGATGTGTCTGGCTGAGGCGCTGATGCGAATTCCGGACTCGGCCACCGCCGATGCCTTGATCAAAGATAAACTCAGTGTGGCCGATTGGAAATCTCACCTAAAGAACTCGGAGTCGGTGTTCGTCAACGCCTCCACTTGGGGATTGATGCTGACGGGCAAAGTGATCGGTCTTGCGGATGAAGATACCAGCAGCCCAACTCAAGCGGTGAATCGTCTGGTCAACAAGCTCTCTGAGCCAGTGATCCGCAAAGCGATGTATCAGGCGATGAAGATCATGGGCCACCAATTTGTTCGTGGTCGCACCATCGAAGAGGCGCAGAAAAACGGTCGCCCAATGCGTGATAAAGGCTTCACTTACTCATTTGACATGCTGGGTGAAGCGGCGCTGACCACGGCCGATGCCAATAAATACTTCAAAGATTACCTGATGGCGATTGAGTCGGTGGGCCGTGAAAGCTATGGCAACAACACCAGCCCAGCGCCGTCGGTGTCGATCAAGCTTTCTGCGCTGCACCCACGTTATGAAGTGGCCAACGAAGCGCGTGTGATGAGCGAGCTTTATACCACGCTTGAACAGCTGCTTAAGCGTGCGGTTGAATTGGATGTCGCCATCACCATTGATGCAGAAGAAGCGGATCGCCTAGAACTGTCGCTCAAGCTGTTTGCCAAACTCTACCGCAGTGAAACGGTTAAAGGGTGGGGTAAGTTTGGCCTCGTCGTTCAGGCGTATTCCAAACGTGCGCTGCCTGTTTTGGTGTGGCTCAACGCACTGGCCAAAGAGCAGGGCGATTTGATCCCGCTGCGTTTGGTAAAAGGCGCCTACTGGGATAGCGAAGTGAAATGGTCGCAGCAGCGCGGCTATGAGAACTATCCAGTCTATACCCGTAAAGAAGCGACCGATGTGGCTTACCTTGCTTGTGCTCGTTTCCTCTTGAGTGACAACGTGCGCGGTAACATCTTCCCTCAATTTGCCAGCCACAACGCGCAAACCGTCTCGTCGATTGCCGTGATGGCGCAACACAAAGATTTTGAGTTTCAACGTCTACATGGCATGGGCGATTCGCTCTACAACCATGTGATGGACAAATATCGTCAGCCCGTGCGCATTTATGCGCCAGTCGGTAGCCACAAAGATCTGCTGCCTTATCTGGTTCGTCGCTTGCTGGAAAATGGCGCCAACAGCTCGTTTGTACACCGTTTGGTTGACGCACGCTGCCCAATTTCTGAGCTAACCAAACATCCAGTTGAAGCCTTGACTTCCTTTGCAACCCTCAACAATACCAAGATCCCACTGCCGAGCGCGATTTTCCCAGAGCGTAAGAACTCGTATGGCGTGAACGTCGATATTGAAAGCGAAGCCAAGCCGTTTGAAGCGCAGGTTGAGTCGTTTTTAGCCAAGCAGTGGATCGCTGGCCCAGTGATCAATGGTCAGTCTATGGCTGAAAGCATGATCAAGGATGGGCAAGCGGAAAGCGTGACCGCGCCTTATGATCGTCGCATCGAAGTTGGCAAGATCGCCTTTGCGTCACTTGATCATGTTTCCGCCGCGATTGAGGGAGCGCAACAAGCGTTTGCCGGTTGGCAAACCACCCCACTGGCGGAGAAAGCACGTTGCTTGGACTCGCTGGCGGATCTCATGGAAGCCAATCTGGCCGAGCTGGTGGCCCTGTGTCATCAAGAAGCGGGTAAAACGCTACACGACAGCATCGATGAAGTGCGTGAAGCGGTCGATTTCTGTCGTTACTACGCCAAGCAAGCGCAAAACCTACAACCTTTCGAGTTGCAAGGTTTTGATGGCGTGAAGCGCATCGCCAGTCGTGAAGGCTTGGGGGTGTTCGTTTGTATTAGCCCATGGAACTTCCCGCTGGCGATCTTCTTAGGGCAAATTTCCGCCGCTTTGGTGGCTGGTAATACCGTTGTCGCTAAACCCGCTGAGCAAACTAGCCTTATCGCAGCGCGTGCGGTGGAATTAATGCAGCAAGCGGGGTTCCCTGCTGGTGTGATTCAATTGATCCCCGGCCGCGGTGCGGATATCGGCTCGGCGCTGACGTCTCATCCTGCGATTGCGGGGGTCGCTTTTACTGGTTCGACGGCGACCGCTCAGCGCATCAACGTATCCTTAGCACAACGTGAGGCCAAACCTGTGCCATTTATCGCAGAGACGGGTGGGCAGAACGCGATGATCGTCGACAGTACTGCGCTGCCAGAGCAAGTGGTGCGTGATGTGATCCGCTCTGCTTTTGCCTCGGCGGGCCAGCGCTGCTCGGCGTTGCGCGTGCTGTTTGTGCAACAAGACATCGCTGATCGCGTTATTTCTCTCATCCAAGGGGCGATGAACGAGCTGAGCGTTGGTCTGCCGTATTTGCACAAAACCGATGTCGGCCCTGTGATCGATAACAAAGCGAAAGAGAAGCTACGTGCACACTTGGCACAGATGAGTGCCACGCAGAAGAAAGTGGCGCAACTGACGCTGGATGACGTCTGCCAGCATGGTGATTTTATCGAACCAAGTGCGTTTGAAATTGAAGGCATCCACGTGCTACAAGAAGAGCAGTTTGGCCCTATTCTGCACATCGTGCGTTTCAAAGCGTCTGAGCTGACGAAAGTGGTTGAGCAGATCAATCAAACGGGTTTTGGCTTGACCATGGGGATACACAGCCGTAACGAGACCACCTATCGCTGGATAGAAAAACATGCGCGTGTCGGCAACTGCTATATCAACCGTGACCAAGTGGGTGCGGTGGTGGGCGTACAACCGTTTGGCGGCCAAGGGCTGTCTGGCACTGGGCCGAAAGCGGGTGGGCCACACTATTTGTACCGCTTTACCCAGATCCAATTCAAACCAACTGAGAACGCATAA
- a CDS encoding helix-turn-helix domain-containing protein has product MSEQRKVQSKITPEQSKPRPAELVTLPSYMDCHDHQYTQIVIGLKGQAEFEVRGRGNLVGPGQGCVVTACSDHAFGGVIGQSDILVLNMPLPSGDDPLMLQKINQLEQSHLYFQLDGQIQKLIQMLVREMQASPDDLLLSRACNDTVMALLQRHISAFETLKKESRFDLDAIDRYIESHLSHKISVAQLAGSVFLGESQFHNLFKEQMGITPHQYVLGKRIDMAKELIEKGTLSLGQIAEITGFSGQSTFTHSFTRLQGISPSLYKKQNSVK; this is encoded by the coding sequence ATGAGCGAACAACGGAAAGTGCAATCTAAGATCACGCCGGAGCAGAGTAAGCCCAGACCCGCAGAGCTGGTGACGTTACCCTCGTATATGGATTGCCATGATCATCAGTACACGCAAATTGTCATTGGCCTCAAAGGGCAGGCGGAATTTGAAGTGCGCGGGCGCGGTAATTTGGTTGGCCCCGGGCAGGGATGTGTGGTGACGGCGTGCTCTGATCATGCTTTCGGTGGGGTGATTGGTCAGTCGGATATTTTGGTGCTCAATATGCCGCTGCCCAGTGGCGATGATCCTCTGATGCTGCAAAAAATCAATCAGTTGGAGCAATCTCATCTCTACTTTCAGCTAGATGGGCAGATCCAAAAGTTGATCCAGATGTTAGTGCGTGAAATGCAGGCCAGTCCAGACGATCTTCTGCTGAGTCGCGCTTGCAATGATACGGTCATGGCGCTGCTACAACGTCATATCTCAGCGTTTGAGACGCTGAAAAAAGAGTCTCGCTTTGATCTCGACGCGATTGATCGCTACATCGAAAGCCACTTGAGCCATAAGATCAGTGTCGCGCAACTGGCGGGGAGCGTTTTTCTCGGCGAGAGTCAGTTCCATAACTTGTTCAAAGAACAGATGGGCATCACCCCGCATCAGTATGTGTTGGGTAAACGCATCGACATGGCCAAAGAACTGATCGAAAAAGGCACCCTCAGCTTAGGGCAAATTGCCGAAATCACCGGGTTTTCCGGACAAAGCACCTTTACCCACTCCTTCACTCGCCTGCAGGGTATTTCTCCTTCTCTCTACAAAAAGCAAAATAGCGTTAAATAA
- a CDS encoding helix-turn-helix transcriptional regulator, which produces MTISFTSVEQSLFHQLPGCWGCKDKDSVFRYANHHYAQLIGHRKAEDCIGLTDFQMPSPTTECAAEFQRQDKYVMETGRTLKILDIHPYPDGHWHAHIFTKSPWRNAEGEVQGTIFYGQELTDTAVLEVGYWVCRATGLHQDTRSSFRFDESVSVPKNLTAREQETLFLLLYGRKPQYIAKIMGISIKTVEGHVARLRTKFAANSKNQLIDKALEAGFGSMIPESLLQTQLSVVLNGDQL; this is translated from the coding sequence GTGACGATTTCATTTACTTCTGTCGAACAATCTCTTTTTCATCAGTTACCTGGCTGTTGGGGCTGCAAAGATAAAGACTCCGTATTTCGTTACGCCAATCATCACTACGCGCAGTTAATCGGCCATCGCAAAGCAGAAGATTGCATTGGTTTAACCGATTTCCAGATGCCCAGCCCAACCACTGAATGCGCCGCAGAGTTCCAACGTCAAGATAAATACGTGATGGAAACAGGCCGCACGCTAAAAATCCTCGATATTCATCCTTATCCAGATGGTCACTGGCACGCGCACATCTTCACTAAATCTCCCTGGCGTAACGCGGAAGGGGAAGTGCAAGGCACTATTTTTTATGGGCAAGAGCTGACCGACACAGCGGTGCTGGAAGTGGGTTACTGGGTGTGCCGCGCTACGGGGCTGCATCAAGATACACGCAGCAGTTTTCGATTCGATGAATCGGTCAGCGTGCCAAAAAACTTAACCGCGCGAGAGCAAGAGACGCTGTTTTTGTTGCTTTACGGCCGCAAGCCACAATACATCGCGAAAATTATGGGCATTTCCATCAAGACCGTTGAAGGGCATGTGGCGAGGTTGCGCACGAAATTTGCGGCCAATAGTAAAAATCAGCTGATTGATAAAGCGCTAGAGGCAGGATTTGGATCGATGATCCCGGAGAGTTTGTTGCAAACGCAGCTTTCGGTAGTACTCAACGGCGACCAACTGTGA
- the pdxH gene encoding pyridoxamine 5'-phosphate oxidase has product MELADIRREYTKGGLRRKDLKENPIDQFNLWLEQAIRANLSDPTAMTVATVDENGMPFQRIVLLKSVDENGFVFYTNLGSRKAQHLEHNSKISLHFPWHPLERQVHITGTAEKLTAMENLKYFTSRPKESQLAAIASRQSSRISARGVLEGKFLELKQKFANGDIPVPSFWGGFRVKPQSVEFWQGGEHRLHDRFLFSRTEGEWQIDRLAP; this is encoded by the coding sequence ATGGAACTTGCTGATATTCGCCGTGAATACACCAAAGGTGGTTTACGACGCAAAGATTTGAAAGAAAATCCGATTGACCAGTTTAATCTTTGGCTGGAGCAGGCGATTCGTGCCAACTTAAGCGATCCCACCGCGATGACAGTGGCCACGGTTGATGAAAATGGCATGCCTTTTCAACGCATCGTACTGTTGAAAAGTGTCGATGAAAATGGCTTTGTCTTTTACACCAATTTAGGCAGCCGCAAAGCGCAGCATTTAGAGCACAACAGCAAAATCAGTCTGCATTTTCCCTGGCATCCACTCGAGCGCCAAGTGCACATTACCGGCACAGCGGAGAAGTTGACGGCGATGGAGAATCTGAAATATTTCACCTCGCGACCCAAAGAGAGCCAACTGGCGGCGATTGCCAGCCGTCAGAGTAGCCGAATTTCAGCGCGTGGTGTGTTGGAAGGGAAGTTCCTTGAGTTAAAACAGAAGTTCGCCAACGGGGATATTCCGGTGCCCAGCTTCTGGGGTGGTTTCCGAGTTAAGCCGCAAAGCGTTGAGTTTTGGCAAGGAGGCGAGCATCGTCTGCACGATCGCTTCCTGTTTAGTCGAACTGAAGGCGAGTGGCAAATCGATCGTCTTGCTCCTTAA